The nucleotide window TCGGCCCGCGGCGATAGCCCTTGAACCAGACCTCGCCCTCGCTCGGCACATAGAACCCCGAGATGATGTTCAGCATCGAGGACTTGCCCGCCCCGTTCGGCCCGATGATCGCCCGGATCTCGCCATCGCGGATATCGAAGCTGATATCCTTGATCGCCGTCACCCCGCCAAAGCGCAGCGTGATGTTCTTCATCTCCATCAGCACGCCGCCGATCCTGCGGCCATCGGCTGTGGTGTAACCATCGGTTTTCATGGCAGTTTCCGCGTTCATTCCGCCGCCATCCTTGTCTGGGGGCCCTGCACGGCGGCGTTGCGGATCGACAGCGTCGCCTTGATCGCGCCCTTGCGGCCATCCTCGTAGGTCACTTCGGTTTCGGTGTAGATGCTGCCCCGCCCGTCATAGAGCGCCTCGATCAGGTCGGCGAACTTGCTCTCGATGATGTTGCGCCGCACTTTGCGCGTCCGCGTCAGCTCGCCATCATCGGCGTCAAGTTCCTTGTGCAATATCAGGAACCTGTGGACCTGGCACCCCGCCAGCATCGGATCGGCGGCGACGGATCGGTTCACCTCCTCCACATGGCTCTGGATCATGTCATAGACACGGCTGTGCCCCGCCAGCTCCTGATAGCTGGCATAGGCGATGTTGTTGCGCTCCGCCCAGTTGCCCACCGCCTGAAGGTCGATGTTGATGAAGGCGGTGCACATGTTGCGCCGGTTGCCGAACACCACCGCCTCCAGGATGTTGGGATAGAATTTCAGCTTGTTTTCAACGTACTTGGGCGCAAACAGGTGGCCATCGGCCATCTTGCCCACATCCTTGGCCCGGTCGATGATCCGCAGGTGCCCGGTGCCGTCCTCGAAGAACCCGGCATCCCCGGTCGCCACCCAGCCCTCGGCATCCTTGGTGCTGGCGGTGCTTTCGGGGTTCTTGAAATACTCGACGAAGGTTCCCGGCGAGCGATAGAACACCTCGCCATTCTCGGCGATCCTCACCTCGACCCCCGGGCTCGGCACGCCCACGGTATCGGACCGCACCTGCCCGTCGGGCTGCTGGGTGATGAACACCGAAGCCTCGGTCTGCCCGTAAAGCTGCTTCAGGTTGATACCGAGGCTACGGTAGAAATCGAAGATCTCGGGCCCGATCGCCTCGCCCGCGGTATAGCCCACGCGAATCCGGCTGAAGCCCAGCGTGTTCTTCAGGGGGCCGTAAACCAGCACGTTTCCAAGGGCATAGCGCAGCCGGTCCAGCAGGCCGACCGGCTTGCCATCCAGGATCGCCGGCCCCACCCGCCGGGCCAGCGCCATGAAATGATCGAACATCTTCTTCTTCAGCCGTCCGGCATCTTCCATGCGGATCATCACATTGGTCAGCTGGCCCTCGAACACCCGCGGCGGCGCAAAGAAATAGGTCGGCCCGATCTCGCGCAGGTCGGTCATCATCGTCGCCGGGCTTTCGGGGCAGTTCACCGTGAAGCCGGTCCAGTAGGCCTGCCCCACCGAGAAGATGAAGTCCCCGACCCAGGCCATCGGCAGATAGGCCAGCACCTCGTCGCCATGCCGCAGATTGTCGAAGCCCGAGGAGTTCCTGGCCGTCTCGATGATATTGCGGTTCGACAGAACCACGCCCTTGGGCTTGCCGGTGGTGCCCGAGGTGTAGAGCATCACGCAGGTGCTGTCATAGGTCAGCTCGGCAATCCGCGCTGCCAACTCGCCCTCGTAGCGGAAATGCCCGGCCCGGCCCTCGGCCTGCACATCGGCCAGCGCGTTCATGCGCGAATGGTCGTATTTCCGCATTCCCCGGCGGTCGGTGTACATCACATGCTGGATATGCTGCACGCGGTCCTCGATCTCGAGCACCTTGTCCACCTGCTCCTGATCGCCGCACACGATGAAGCGCGCGCCGCAATGGTCCAGCACATAGGCCATCTCCTCGGCCACCGCGTCCTGATAGAGCGGCACCGGCACCGCCCCGCACATCTGCGCCGCGACCATCGCCCAGTAATGCGCCGGCCGGTTGCGGCCGATGATGGCAACGTGGTCGCCGCGTTCGACCCCCAGCGACAGAAAGCCAAGCGCCAGCGCGCGAATCTGCTCATCCGCCTGTGCCCAGGTCCAGCTTTGCCAGATCCCGAATTCCTTTTCCCGGTAGGCCGGCAGCGCGCCGATCCGCGCCACGTTGCGGGCCAGCAACGCAGGAATGGATGTCAGGGCGTCCGAAGGCGCCGTCAAAACCACCATATGTCCTCCCTCGCATGTGCCCGTCTGCGGGGCCGCATGCTCTTTTCCCTGGTCCCCAAAGGGCCACGCGGCGGGCAACTCCTCATCCCCCGCTGCGCCTCCACTGAAAGCTCGCGCCCAATGATTACCCGACTTTGTCGCAATCCTTACGAATTCTTGCAGCCAGCCGCCCCGCCGCTTCGCACTAGGCGCGCCCCGCCGCGGGTGCTAGCCATCGGTCAGGCTTCGGGGAGGAGGCCGGTCCATGATGCAGGGTGACGAACTTCAAAAACTGACAGGCGCCGGGCTGAACCTGATCCAGCAGGCACTGTCGATCTTTGACCGCGACCTGCGGCTGGCGGTCTGCAACCGGCAATACCAGGTGATGTTCGACCTGCCCGACGCGCTGACCCTGCCCGGCACCTCCTTTGCCGAGACCATCCGCTTTCTGGTGCAGCGCGGCGAATACGGCCCTCCCACGGATGTGGAGGCAGAGGTGCAGGCCCGAGTCGATCAGGCCCGCGCCTTCCAGCCACATTACATGGAACGCACCCGCGCCAATGGTCGCACCATTTCGGTCGAGGGCTCGCCGCTGTCACAGGGCGGCTGGGTCACGGTCTATACCGACATCACCAGCATCAAGCAGCAGGAGGCGCTGCTGCGGGCAAGGTCCGAGGATCTGTCGGCGCAGCTTCTGGCCCATGCCGAGCAGCTGGCGCAGGCGAACCGGCAGCTTGCCGCCACCAATGCCGCGCTGGAGGAGGCCAAGCGCGAGCTGACAGAGATCGAGGCGCGCACCCGTCTGGTCACGGAAATGACCCCCGCCCATATCGCGCATGTGGACCGTGACCGCCGCTATACCTTCTCCAACCGGCGCCTGTCCTCGGTGATGCCGGGCAGCCTGTCGGGCATCGTCGGGCGGCACATGAACGAGGTACTGGGGCCGGACCCTGCCGAGCGGATCATGCCCGGCATCGACCGCGCCCTGGCCGGCGAGGCGCATGTGTTCGAGATCACCCACACCCCCTCCGGCCGCCGGATCCGCATCGCGCTGACCCCCGATACCGACAGCGATGGTACGGTGAACGGCGTCTATATCCTCTCCACCGATGTGACAGCCGAAACTCAGGCCCGCGCCGCGCTGTCGCAGACCGGCAAGCGCGAGCTGGCGGCGCAGCTGACCTCGGGCCTCGCACATGATTTCGCCAACCTGCTGACGATCATCCTCGGCCTGCAGGGGCGGCTGGCGCGGATGCCGGCGCTGCCCCCCGGCGCGGGTGAGCTGGTGGGGGCCACGCTCGCCGCCGCCCGCCGCGGCGGCACGCTGCTGGACCGCATCGCCACCATCTCGGGCCCGCGAGAGCTGCGCCCGCAACCCACGCGCCTTGGCCCGTTCCTGCGCGAGCTGGTCACGATGGCCGGCCCGTCGCTGCCAGAAGGCGTCAGCCTGTCGGTGTCGGATGGCGGGCTGGCCGGGCCGTTCCTGCTTGATGCCGGCTCGCTGCAAGATGCGCTGCTGAACCTGATCCTCAACGCCAAGGATGCTATCGGCCCGGGCCCCGGCCAGATCGCGCTGGCCGCCCGCGCGGTGCGCGACACCTGGCTGGACCTGGTGGTCGAGGACTCGGGCCCGGCTTTTCCGCCGCGGCGCTGGAACACGGGCTGGACCCGTTCTTCACCACCAAGGGCGGCGAGGGCTCGGGCCTTGGGCTGTCGATGGTCTATGACCATGCCAAGCTGTCGGGCGGCTCGGTCCGGCTGGAGAACCGCGGCAGCGGCGGCGCCCGCGTGGTGCTGCGCCTGCCGCTGCGCCGCGCCGCCAAGGCCCCCGACCCGCTGCTGGTGCTGCTGGTCGAGGACCGCGACGAGATCCGCACCGACGTGCGCGAGATGCTGCGCGGGCTTGGCCATAACGTGATCGAGGCCGCCAGCGCCGCCGAGGCGCTGGAGCTTGCCGCGCTGCCGGGGCTGGGCTGGTGCTGTCCGACATCGGCCTGCCCGGCGGGATGACCGGGGTCGATCTGGCAACCGAACTGCAGGCGCGGAACCATCCGGCCCGCCTGCGGCTGATGACCTCGCTGCCCGCGGGCGATGCGCTGCGCCGCGCCGCCCCCTGCCCGGTTCTGGGCAAACCCTTCACGCAGGCCGATCTGGCCGCGTTCCTGGCTATGGAGGCTCCATGACCCTGGCCCCGACCCGCCCGCCGCATGTCGCCATCCTCGATGACGAGCCGGAAATCCGCCGGATGCTGTCCGACGCGCTGGTCGAGGCCGGGTTCCGCACCACCTGCTTTGCCCGCGCAACCGAGTTCGAGGCGGCGCTGAAACGCACCGCGCCCGATGTCTGCCTGGTGGATCTGGGCCTGCCGGACCGCGACGGCCTGGCGCTGGTGCATCGCCTCGCGCTGGAATCGGGCGCGGCGATCATCATCATCTCGGGCCGCGCGCAGGTGCAGGACCGGGTCACGGGCTGGAGCTGGGGGCGGATGACTACATCATCAAGCCCTTCGACCCTGCCGAGGTGGTCGCCCGCATCCGCGCCCGCCTGCGCAAGACCCGGCCCGAGACGGATCGCAGCCCCCGCACCGCCCGCTTCGCCGGCTGGACGGCAGAGTTCGACCGCTATGTGCTGCGGGCCGAGGATGGCAGCGAGGTGCCGTTCAGCCATGCCGAGGGCGAGGTGCTGCGCCTGTTCCTCGAGGCGCCCAAGCGGCTGATCTCGCGTGCGCAGATGCAGGAAAGCCTTGGCGGGGCGGCCGGGGACAGCTTCGACCGGGCGATGGATGTGCGCATCTCGCGCCTGCGCACCAAGCTGGGCGAAGACCCCAAGAACCCCCGCCTTATCAAGACGATCTATGGCGCCGGCTACATCTTCCTCGGCGATGTGACCTGGGACTGAGCGGAAGCCGCGCCCCTGCACTTGCACCCCGGTGTCGCCTGTGGTTCCAAGGCCCCCCGCGCCAAAGGACTGCCCCGATGATCGACATCCTCCTGCACCGCCGCCGCAAGCATCTGCGCGCCCGGTTTGTACGCGTCGAAATCGTCGGCAACCTCTTCGGCGAATACAGCCTCCTGCGCGAAACCGGCGCGGCCGGACGGAATGGGCGCACCCGCATCTCCTGGTATGCCAACCTGCGAGAAGCCTGCCTCGCCGCCGATCTCCTGCGCATCCGCGCACAGCGCCAGGGCTACCGCCTCACCCGCGCCAGCCCGGCGCTTCGGCCGCAGGTCTGAGCCCGCCGCACCGTCTGCAACTTCTTGCTGGCGCAAATATCCCACGGGGGTCCGGGGGTGTGAAACCCCCGGCGCCGGCCCGGTGCGCGGCGCTAGAGGATGCCGCCCTCGGCATCCTCGACCGAAATGCCCAGGGCATCGAGCCCGTCTTCCAGGTAATCGGCCAGCAGCGGCACCCCCAGCAGGTAATCGGCTGTCGGGGCCGAGGCTTCGGCGCGGGCGGTCTCGATCGCCTCGTCCAGCTCATCGGCGCCATAGGTTTCGCGGCCGATCCACATCACCGCGACCAGGCTGGCCTGCTCGTCGACATTCAGCCCGCCGATGAAGGCACGCAGCTCCTGCTCGGTGGCATCGCCCGACCGCGCCTCGAGGATGCTGTCGGAATCGACACTGTCGCCAGGACTGTCCCAGCTGCCGACCTTGGCATCCAGTTCGCGTGCGCGCACGATCACATGGGCAATCTTCTCGGGACTGATCTGCAGCATTCCGGGCCTCCCTTGGTTGGGCCGACCCTCGGGGAAAGCGGCAGCAGGCGCAAGGGCCTGTCCTGCACAAGGCTGGCGGCATTGCCTGCAATGGCCGATCAGGGTTGGATAATGACCATGAGCCGTGTATGCCGCCTTGCAGCGAACATGGACCCGGGTGTGATTCCCGGGTGGCTCTTCTGGCCGCCGATCCGCCGGACAACCTGAACTGACACTCAGATCAAATCTCGGAACGCGGGCCATCCGGCCCGGGTCGATCAGGAAAACTCTCACATGATTTCACTCGATGCTTACCGCGCGCAGTGGTTCGGCAACATTCGTGCCGACGTGCTGGCAGGGCTTGTCGTGGCACTTGCACTCATCCCCGAAGCGATCGCCTTTTCGATCATCGCCGGCGTGGACCCGAAGGTCGGGCTCTATGCAAGCTTCTCCATCGCCGTCCTGATCGCCTTTGTCGGCGGGCGCCCCGGAATGATCTCGGCCGCGACGGCCGCGACAGCGGTGCTGATGGTGACGCTGGTGCGCGACCACGGGCTGCAATACCTGCTGGCCGCAACCGTGCTCACCGGCCTCATCCAGATCGGGGCCGGCCTGCTGAAGCTCGGCTTCGTCATGCGCTACGTCTCGAAATCGGTGATGACCGGCTTTGTCAACGCGCTGGCGATCCTGATCTTCATGGCGCAGCTTCCGGAACTCGACCCGGCGAGGGTAACCTGGCTCACCTATGCGCTGGTCGCGGCGGGGCTGGCGATCATCTACCTGTTTCCCTTGCTGACGAAGGCAATTCCGTCGCCGCTGGTCACGATCATCGTGCTGACCGGGCTGACGCTGGCCTTCGGCTGGGACGTGCGCACCGTCGGCGACATGGGCGCGCTGCCCGATACGCTGCCGGTGTTCCTGATCCCCGACATTCCGCTGACCCTGGACACCTTGCAGATCATCCTGCCCTACTCGCTGGCAATCGCGGTGGTGGGCCTGCTGGAAAGCCTGATGACGCAGAACCTCGTCGATGACCTGACCGACACCAGGTCAGACCGCAACCAGGAGTGCATCGGCCAGGGCATCGCCAATACCGCAACGGGGTTCATCGGCGGCATGGCGGGCTGCGCGATGATCGGCCAGTCGATGATAAACGTGAAATCCGGCGGGCGCGGGCGCCTGTCCTGCTTCACGGCGGGGCTGGTGCTGCTGATCCTTGTGGTCTTTCTCGGCGACTGGGTCGCGCGCATTCCGATGCCCGCGCTTGTGGCGATCATGATAATGGTGTCGATCGGCACCTTCTCGTGGTCGTCGATCAAGAACCTCCGCCTGCACCCGCGCTCCTCCTCCATCGTGATGGTCGCAACGGTGGTGACGGTGGTCTACACCCACAATCTGGCCATCGGCGTGCTCGTCGGGGTGCTGCTGTCAGGCATCTTCTTTGCCGGCAAGATCGCCCAGCTGTTCAAGGTCACCTCCACCACCTCCCGGGACGGGCGCGAACGCACCTATGTCGTCGAGGGCCAGCTGTTCTACGGCTCGGTCGAGGACTTCATGAACGCCTTCGACTTCAAGGAGGCGCTCGACCGCGTGGTGATCGACGTGACCGCCGCGCATATCTGGGACATCTCGTCCGTGCAGGCGCTCGACATGGCCGTCCTGAAGTTCCGCCGCGACGGGGCCGAGGTCGAGATCATCGGGATGAACGCCGCCACCGAAACCATCGTCGACAAGCTTGCCATCCATGACAAGCCGGGCGCGATGGGTCAGCTGATGTCGCATTGAGCGAGGGAAAGATCATGACCCAACAAGACAGAATCGTCGCCCTCGTGGATGGCTCGATCTACTCTGCCAGCGTCTGCGACCATGCCGCCTGGATCGCGCAGCGCACCGGCGCCCCCGTCGAGCTGATCCATGTCCTTGGCCGCCGCGAAACTGCCGGCACCAGCGACCATTCCGGCGCGATCAAGCTCGGGGCACGCACCGCGCTGCTGAACGAACTGGCCGAACTGGATGCACAGCGCGCCAAGCTTATCAGCCACAAGGGCCGGGCCATTCTGGAAGATGCCAGTGCCATCCTGGCCGCGGCCGGGGTGACCGACATCACCACCCGCCTGCGTCATGGCGATGTCGTCGAGGCCGTGGCCGAGGTTGAGCCGGGGGCCCGCGTCATCCTCATCGGCAAGCGCGGCGAGGATGCGGATTTCGCCAAAGGGCATCTGGGCTCGAACCTCGAACGTATCGTCCGTGCCAGCCACAAGCCGGTATTCGTGGCCTCGCGCGCGTTCAAGCCGATCTCCAGGGTGCTGGTCGCCTATGATGGCGGCGCCTCGGCGATGAAGGCCGTCGATCACATCGCGCGCAGCCCGCTGTTCCAGGGGCTGCGCGTGCATGTCGTGACGGTGGGCAGCAGCACCCCGGAAGTGACCAGGGGCCTGGACGATGCAAGGGCGATGCTGAAGGCGGCCGGGATCGACGCCGAAACCTCCATCCTGCCCGGGCAGCCGGAAACAGCACTTGGCAAGCTGGTCGACGAGACCCCGTTCGACATGCTGGTGATGGGCGCCTATGGCCACAGCCGCATCCGCAGCCTGATTATCGGATCGACCACCACGGCGATGATCCGGTCCTGCAAGGTGCCCGTCGTCCTGATGCGCTGACACCCCGGCCCCCGCCGGGGGGCCGCCGGGCAGGACGGAGCCGCTTTCGGCCGGAAAGTTCGGCAGTGCCGTCATGGTCCAGTGTGCTGGCCGGGGCACTCGGCGCGCGGTATGATCCGGGGCAAGATGCAGGAAGACATGTTTCAGGCCTGGGCGCATGACGCCCCCCGCGATACGCTCGCGCCGGTCTATCCTGACGGATGCCGCGATGTGCTGATCCTTCGCCGCCCGGGCCGGCGCGCCGAGGTCCGGCTGACATCGTTCGACCTCTGCCCGCGGCTGGCGGCGCTGCCCGCAGGCACCACGGTGCAGGGGTACCGGCTGCGCCCGGGTGCGCAGATCGCGGCGGGCAGCCTGCGCGCCATCGAAGCCGCCCCCGATCAGGCCGGGGCGATCATCCGCAACGATCTGGCGCTTTCGGGCGACGCCGATCACGCGATCCGCGCGCTGTGCAGTCCCGGCGCAGGTGCGGCTGCGGTTGCAGGCGATCTGGGCCTGTCGCTGCGCAGCCTGCAACGGCTGCTTCACCGGCTTGATCTGCCGCCGCCGGACTACTGGCGGCTTCTGGCGCGGGCCCGGCGCGCCGCCCGGCACCTGGGCGGCCCATCGCCGCTTGCCGCCATCGCCGCCGATTGCGGCTTCAGCGATCAGGCCCATATGACGCGCGAGCTGCTGCGCTGGTTCGGCAAGACCCCCCGCCAGTTGCAGCGCGACGGCGCGACGCTCGCGCTGCTGGGTCAGCCGGCGCTTGGCAACTGGACCGACGAGCAAAGCTCGACCAGGTAGCCATCCGGGTCGCTGACATAGGAGGTTGTCTGGCCCCAGGGCTCCTCCCGGGCGTCCTGCACCAGAACCGCACCGGCCGAAATGGCGCGTGACAAGGCGGCAGGCACATCCTCGGTCTCGAAAGCCAGTTCGAATACCGGCGCCCCGGGATCGGCGCTGCCGGGAGACTTGCCAAGTTCGGTCATCAGCTTGCGCGACGAAAACGCCAGCCTGGTCGTGCCGGTGTCAAGCTCGCCATAGTCGCCGGACTCATGCAGGAAGTTCCGCCGAAGCCCGAAGGCACGCTCATAGAAATCCAGCGTGGTTGCGACCTCTGCGACGTAGAGGATGGTGTAGCGGAAAATCATCTTGTCCCTTTCGTTCACCCCGCCCCGATCAATAGCCGGATGGCGAGGCGATTTCTTGAAAGATGACGACAGCCCTACCCCATCAACCGATACCACACCCCGTCCGGCACGAACTGCCCCAGCCGGAACAGCGCCGCAAACCGGCGCGGGAAGCTCAGCGCAAAGCGGCGCGTGCCCATGTGCCTCAGGATCCGCGCGGCGGCATCCTCGGGTTCCATCAGGAACGGCATGTCGAAATCGTTCAGCTCGGTCAGCCTTGTGCGGATGAAGCCGGGATTGACGAGTTGCACCTTCACGCCGCTGCCGCGCAGGTCGGCCTGCATCGATTCCGCAAGCGCCATCACCCCGGCCTTGGACGCGCCATAGCCGATGGCGCCGGGCAGGCCGCGATAGCCGGCCAGCGACCCTGTCAGCACGACATGCCCGCGCCCGCGCGCCGCAAAACCCGGCACCACCTGACCCAGCACCCTTGCGCAGCCGGTCAGGTTCACGTCGCACATCTGCGCCACGCGGTCCGCGTCCCAGTCCTGCGCCGACATCGGCCAATAGCTCGCCGCCAGCCAGACCAGCCCGTCGAGCTCGCCGACCTGTGACGCCGCGGCCCGAACCGAACCCATGTCGGCCACATCCATCGGCAACGCCCGGGCCGGGCCGGGCAGCTCGCGCGCCAGCGCCTCCAGCCGCACCTCGCTGCGGGCTGACAGCACCAGCTCGGCCCCCGCCGCGCTCATCTGCCGCGCCAGCGCCCGGCCCAGCCCCTCGCTGGCGCCGACCAGCCACCAGCGCTGGCCCTGCACGCTCATGCCCCGGCCTCCGCAGGTGCCTTGCGGATCGTCGCCACCAGCTCGGCCACCAGCACCCCCCATTTGCGGAACTGGCTGCGGTTGACGATGCCGCCTCCCGGCGTTGCATACATCCAGTCGGTGACCGACAGCACATGCCCGCCGGCATCCTGCGGCAGGCGGATCCTGTAGCGCAGCACCACCGCGCTGCCCTGCTGCCGCCCGACGCCGCGGCCCAGCACATCCGCCGCCGTGGCACTGATCGCGCCATCATTGCCCAGCTGCAGCACCCAGTCGCGCCGGTCCACCGCGCCGCCTTCATAGCGGAACACCTCCGCCATGCGGCAGGTCGCGCCCTGCCAGTCCGCCTGGAACTCGCCCACGAAGCGCGACCGCGCCCGCCCGGTCGGCCCATAGATCACGCCCTCGCACAGCAGCGGCCCGTTCAGCGCGGCGCGGATATCCAGCGCCGGCCCTCCCGCATAATCGCCGCTGGCCTGCGCGCCGAACCCCGCCAGCCGCCCGCGCAGCCAGACCAGCAGCAAAGCCGCCGCCACCCCCAGCACGAACCCCGTCACCGCGTCGCCTCCTCGGGCGGGGGCAGCGGCCGGTCCCGATACCGCGCGCCCTTCACGAACAGCTTCAGCGCCTGCCAATGGATCAGCGCCAGCACCCGCCGGCTGCCGAAGGGCCGCCGCAGCAGCGCGCCCAGCAGCCCGGCATCGGTCAGCGGCCCGCGCCGGCCGGTCAGCGTCGCCAGCACCCCGCCCTTGCCGTTGCGGTAGTCGATCCACACCCCCACCCGCGCCGCGCCGATATCGAAGCGAAAGCGGTACTCCCCCGCCACATCCTGAAACGGCGAGACATGGAACACCTTCCGCGCCAGCATCTCGTCCTCGGGCCGGATCGGCTCCAGCCCCGGCCGCAGGCACAGATACGAATGCCGGTCGCCAAAGGTGTTCGTCACCTCGGCCACCACCGCGCGCAAGGCGCCCTCCCCGTCACGGCACAGCCAGAACGACACCGGGTTGAACACATGGCCCAGCAGCCGCGGCTGCGCCAGCAGCCCGATCCGCAGCCCCGGCACCTGCACGCCTTCGGCCGCCAGCACCTCGCGCAGCCAGGCCGCACCGCGCCCCTGCCCCGGCGCCCCGCCGTGGTCACGGTCCTGCACCGAGGCGATATTGCGCCGGTTGCGCGAGAACAGCCGCAGCCCCGTCACCGGCGCCTCGGCATCCTCCAGCAGCACATAGTCGATGCCATAGCGGAAGGCGTTCGGCGGCCCGCCATGCCGCGCATGATAGGTCCTGCCGCGCACATGCTCGACCAGGCTCATGCCACCGCCCTCAGCGACCGTGCCGCAATCCCGTCCGCCACCTCGACCGCACTGGCGATCCCGTCTTCGTGAAACCCGTTCTTCATCCATGCCCCGCAGAACCAGCTGTGGTTCGCGCCGTTCAGCTCCCGAACCCGGGCCTGCCCCGCCAGCGCAGCCAGATCATAGACCGGGTGCCGGAACGTCGCCGTGTCATGGATCAATGCCGCGTCGATCTTGCGCCGCCCGTTCAGCGTCACGAACAGCGGGTCATCCATCGGGATCGGCTGCAGCGAGTTCATCCAGTAGGTCAGGTCGATCCGCTCCGCCGCCTGCCCCGCCTCCTCGGCATAGACCCAGCTAGCCCAGGCCGCGCGCCGCTTCGGCATCACGCTGGCATCGGAATGCAGCACCATCTCGTTCGGCTGATAGCGAATCGCCGCCAGCGCCGCGCGTTCCGGGCCCGAGCCATCCGCCAGCAGCGCCAGCGCCTCATCGGAATGCACCGCCAGCACCACCTCGTCGAACAGCTCCCATTCACCGCCCTCCATCCGGACCTCGGCGCCAAAGCCGGGGCGGCGCACGCCCGCCACCGCGCCGCCGGTGCGGATCTCCACCCCGCGCCCGCGCAAACTGGCCTCCAGCCGCCGTACATATTCGATGGACCCGCCGCGCACGGTGAACCACTGGTGCTGGCCGGTATGGCTCAGCAGCGCATGGTTGCGGAAGAACTGCAGCATCGCCTGCGCCGGAAACTCCAGGATGCCCCGCGTCGGCGTCGACCAGATCGCCCCCGACAAGGGCGTGATGTAGTAGTCGCGGAACCACGGCCCGGTGCCCAGCCTGTCCAGCAGCCCGCCAATGGTCATCGCCGGATCATCCGCCGCCGCCAGCGCCTCGCGGTTGAAGCGCAGGATATCGCGCAGCATCCGCCAGAACCGC belongs to Frigidibacter mobilis and includes:
- a CDS encoding NAD(P)/FAD-dependent oxidoreductase, which translates into the protein MPFEHLPASARRIAVIGGGISGMAAAHRLAGDHRVTLIEAAPRLGGHARTVLAGKRGDQPVDTGFIVFNKVNYPHLCALFDELGVPVAKSDMSFGASIDGGRFEYGLKSLRAVFTQKRRAADPRFWRMLRDILRFNREALAAADDPAMTIGGLLDRLGTGPWFRDYYITPLSGAIWSTPTRGILEFPAQAMLQFFRNHALLSHTGQHQWFTVRGGSIEYVRRLEASLRGRGVEIRTGGAVAGVRRPGFGAEVRMEGGEWELFDEVVLAVHSDEALALLADGSGPERAALAAIRYQPNEMVLHSDASVMPKRRAAWASWVYAEEAGQAAERIDLTYWMNSLQPIPMDDPLFVTLNGRRKIDAALIHDTATFRHPVYDLAALAGQARVRELNGANHSWFCGAWMKNGFHEDGIASAVEVADGIAARSLRAVA